The genomic stretch ttttataagGTAGCTAAACTTTAAACATCATTTTATACCAAGGTCTAAATTAAGTTTAGTAGCTAAACTTAGACTACGAGATTCAAATAGGATCTAAGTTGGTTTAGGATTCATATAGGTGTTAAGAGTTGTAAATGTTTTCTAATGAGATAAAACCATCCTACGTACGCTATAAAACACGAACGTTCTAAAAAACAAATACACCTACTTATACTGTAATCTCTTTCAACCCCATATTTTATTGTTCTATGTTTTTCTCGATGAGATTTGTTCTAGGTGATCTTATCGACCATAGAACATCTTGGTTGCGTCTCCCCGATAGATCGCTCCGAGAGGTGTTCGTTGGTTTTTCAAGCCAATCTGCTCAAAAACAGCTAGACGGATTCTGGAAAGCGGCTAGACCGGTTTTTTTACGGATTGTCCGCGATGTGATTCGTTTCGAGATCCCACCGCTCGAGTTAAACAGTAGGGCAGGCAGGCAGGGTTAGGCAAGCTGCATTGCGCTTGCGCGGCGTGTCCACCGCGCGCCCCTCATGCGCCATACCACAGACTGATGGCCACGCGCGGCGTATCGTATCCACCCATGCACGGCCAAGAGCCTGACGGGCGCGCGCTGGGCGGGCCGTTCTGCTCGCGGTGTCCAGTCCTGTCATCGGTAGTTAACTTCAGTCCACTCCACAGGGCGGCGGGGTTACCAGCTCCAGGAAGCTAGCAGTGCCCTGCGGGCGGCTGCCACTCCGCTGCCGAGACGAGACGGACGGCAAGGTTGGCGGAGGGGAGGTCTTGGTTCCGTGCCGCGCGTGGCACAGTGATGGCGTCGCGTGATGCCAGGTTCGTTCCAGCGGCTGCGGCGAGGCAGATGCGGCGCGCAAAGGCACCGCCACCCTGCGCCCGAGGCAACCGAGCGGAGGAATGGGGCCAATGAGAGTAAACCCCCCTTTTTTTTCGTCGACAGAACGAGTAGTAATCTGCCAGTGTGGCACGGAGCCACGGACCTGTCAATTTTGTCATGTGTGCAGTGTGGTCTTGAGGCCAGGGGGGAGTTCGGGGTTAATGGCTTTGTGCAAGCGCATGCGATCGCCATTGCGAGCCGAAGTTTGCCGGCCGGCGTCGTGAGAATTTATGGATGTCTGAGGTTTCGGCGCTCCGTTCGTGGCTCTTGCGTCAGGTGATGCGACCATGCGGGAAACTTTTGGCATTGTACCGCGGTTATCCATTGCTTTCGGGTTTCCAGTTTCCTATCCGGAAAAGGGGATGCGCTTTTATAGGCTTTATTATTATATTACCGCTTCCGGCCGGGCTGACTACCTGTATAAGCTTGCTGCGCGTATCGATGTGGTCTGTGGGGGGTGTTGCGACTTGTGAGTTGTGAGTGATATGTACTGGCAACGAAGCCTATGCATTTGTACGGCCACATACAGGATGTACATACCAACCCTGGAAAGTTCATTATGGGCGCGGTGTTGTGGAGAGCATTAGTTTTAGAACCTTTGTCAGAGCAAATTCTTGGCTGCTTACACGACATGTACAGGGTAACAACTGAGAAGATGGgtgtatatttgatatagtgaAATGTTCTAACATCGTAACCAAATTGCTTTACGTACCATCAAGCCACACGTGCCGCccccatatatatataatacttcACCTGCTGACCTTGACCTGCTGTGATAAGGAGTACTCCTACTTCAAaaataaataatcaatgattccaTGGCAGTCTAGCACCCTCTCCCGGGTTATTTGCTTACCAACTCGCACCGTACTTCTGACATTCAAACATCGAAATGCGGTCAACAGATGTCGAACCTAACGTTCCATTTGCTTCCATTATCGCTTTTTCACATCAACACGCTCTAGAACATTGACAATGATCATAGCCTATGCAAATATATATGTTACGTTAACCAAGCCAAGAAGATCTAGACGAACTAATTGTACGGCGCAACTCTGCCAAGGTTACATGTTTACTATAAACAAGCCACCGAACCAGCCATTTTAATTTTCTGCGTGCATGCATGCTTATAAAAACAGCAACGTGTCGAAATACTTTGCACCCCACAGAAGATCCCAAAGAATATACATATACGCCCAAATGCGCGCAAGTTGCCGTTTCCTTCCTAAATCCTCCGTCTCTCGTCACCCACCCAACCTAAATCGCACCGATTCGACGTGGAAGCCAGCTAACCCACCCTCCCCTTCCCGGCTTTCTCCCCCCCGAACTCTCCCCGGTCCCCGCTGAGTCGCTGACCATGCACTCCCCCGACGGCAGCGCCACCACCCCGCGCGTTGGCCACCATCCCGTCTCCTACACCATCAGCCCAGCACCCCCCCGCCCGCCTCGGCTCCCCTCTCGTCCGTTTCCACGACCGCCGTGCGCCATTCTCCCGTGACAACGCCCCCAAGCCGCCAAGCTAGCTACCACCAGCCTTTAAACTTGAGCTCCACGCCTCGCCAAGTCGTAACCATCCCGCAGACCCACCCCACACAAACACACTCGCCCCCATCGGCCTTCTCGTCCTCTCCTGAAAGTCACACTTGCCGCGGCCGGACCAGACGTACGACTGGACCCGCACCCGCCCCCCTTACTTAAGCTCGGCTCCCTCGCTTTTGCGCCAGTGGGACGAGACAGTGCAGCAGCACAGCACGTACGTACACCAAGGCCAAGGCTGCGTGTGCTTGCATGCAATGGCGCCCGCCGTGCAGGATCGCCTCCCGTTCCTAACCTCGCCCCCGCCCGTGCGGGAGAGGGGCCGGAACCCGTCCCTCGCCGAGATGCTCCGCCTCGTCGGTGCCGCCACCGTCGACCCGACAGCCGCCGCGGACGACGACGGCTCCGCGTCCGTGTTCTCGCTGCCGCTTCCCACCACGCCTGGACGTGACGCGGTGGCAGGAGGCGCCGTCAACGGTGCGGGAGCGATGGCCATCGGGCGGACCGTGCACTTCCGCCTGGTGTTCAGCAGCCTGACCTACAGCGTCCGCGCCAAGCAGCGCGGGCGCGGGCCCGGCGGCCTGCCCCAGCTGCAGCGCCGCTCCGACCgcgtcaccgccgccgccaccagggCGCTGCTGGACGGCGTCTCCGGGGAGGCGAGGGAGGGCGAGATCCTGGCCGTCATGGGCGCCAGCGGCTCCGGCAAGTCCACGCTCATCGACGCGCTCGCCAACCGCATCTCCCGCGACGCGCTCAAGGGCGCCGTCACGCTCAACGGGGAGCCGCTCACGGGCACCGTCATCAAGTCCATCTCCGCGTACGTCATGCAGGACGACCTGCTGTTCCCCATGCTCACCGTCACCGAGACGCTCTCCTTCGCCGCCGAGTTCCGCCTCCCGCGGGCGCTGTCCCCGGCCAAGAAGCGCGCGCGCGTGCAGGCGCTCATCGACCATCTCGGCCTCCGCGCCGCGGCCAACACCATCATCGGCGACGAGGGCCACCGCGGGGTGTCCGGAGGGGAGCGCCGCAGGGTGTCCATCggcaccgacatcatccacgacCCGATCCTCCTGTTCCTCGACGAGCCCACGTCGGGGCTCGACTCCACCTCCGCGTTCATGGTCGTCAAGGTGCTTCGCCGCATCGCGGAGAGCGGCAGCATTGTCATCACGTCCATCCACCAGCCGAGCCAGCGCATcctcggcctcctcgaccgcctCATCCTCCTCTCCGGTGGCCGGACCGTCTTCAGCGGTCCGCCTTCCGCGCTCCCGTCCTACTTCGCCGAGTTCGGCTTCCCGGTGCCCGACGACGAGAACCGCGCCGAGTTCGCGCTCGACCTGATCCGCGAGTTCGAGTCGTCGCCCACGGGGACCAAGCCGCTCGTCGACTTCCACCGCGCGTGGCAGCAGATGCACGCGCGGAGCCCTGGCCCTGTCTCGGCGGCCGCTGATCAGATGTCGCTCAAGGAGGCCATCAGCGCGAGCATTTCGCGCGGGAAGCTGGTGTCGGGGTCGGACGTGGCCGGGGAGGCCGCGTCCATGCACACCTACGCCAACCCGTTCTGGGTGGAGATGAAGGTGCTGACGAAGCGGTCAGCGATCAACACGCGGCGGATGCCCGAGCTGTTCCTCATACGCCTCGCAGCCGTGGTGGTCACGGGCGCGATCCTCGCCACCGTCTTCTTCCGGCTGGACCAGTCCCCCAAGGGAGCGCAGGAGCGGCTGGGCTTCTTCGCGTTCGCCATGTCCACCATGTTCTACACCTGCGCCGACGCGCTGCCGGTGTTCCTCAACGAGCGCTACGTGTTCCTGCGGGAGACGGCCTACGGCGCGTACCGGCGCGCCTCCTACGTGCTGTCCAACGCCATCGTCTCCTTCCCGGCGCTCGTGGTGCTCTCCCTCGCCTTCGCATTCACCACCTTCTTCGCCGTCGGCCTCGCGGGCGGCGTGCCCGGGTTCGCCTTCTACACGCTGGCCATCCTGGCGTCGTTCTGGGCGGGGAGCGGCTTCGTCACGTTCCTCTCCGGCGTGATACCGCACGTGATGATCGGGTACACCGTGGTGGTGGCCATCCTCGCCTACTTCCTGCTCTTCAGCGGCTTCTTCATCAACAGGGACAGGATCCCGGCCTACTGGATCTGGTTCCACTACCTGTCGCTGATCAAGTACCCGTTCGAGGGCGTGCTGCAGAACGAGTTCGCCCGCAGCGGCGAGTGCTTCGTGCGGGGCGCGCAGATCTTCGACAACTCCCCGCTGGCGGCGCTGCCGGACGCCGTCAAGGCACGGGTGCTGGCGTCCATCAGCTCGGCGCTCGGGGTCGGGATCGGCGCCGACACGTGCGTCGTCACGGGCCGCGGCGTCCTGCATGAGGTGGCGGTGACGCAGCTCGGAAAGTGGGAGTGCCTGCTCGTGACCATGGCTTGGGGTTTCCTCTTCCGGATCCTCTTCTACTTCAGCCTCGTGCTCGGAAGCAAGAACAAGAGGAGGTGATCGCGCCGCGGTATGTGCGCGCGCGCGGGCGCGCCCGTTGTACATTTGAATCGTCGAAGCTTGCTCTGGCAATGGCCCATGGGGAGGAAGTAAGCGTACGTGCAGGAGGAGGTGAAGGAAGACATAGTCAATTAGGTGGTGATTGTTCATCATGTTCTTTGTTTTAATTATTTTtgcattcttcttctttttttctggtGATTTGATGATAGAAATAAGTGGTTTTGCAAGTATACAGATGCTTGGATCCACTAGCTTTAATTTTGTTCTATTAATATGTGTCCAAAGTCGAAAGATTATAAAAAGTAACTGCCGTTTTGCTGCTTCAGCAGTCTTCAGTTCTCACAAGAACCATAACCATGGACTCTGTTCTGTTCTGGTGGTTCTCTATAGCTCCCTTGCCCTTTATTAGGTGAATTGTGTTTCGGAGTTTGGAAGCTCTCGTTCTAGTAGGTGCAAAAAAGCATCCAGCTTACATCTTTCTGTGACAAGCAAAGCAAAAACCCTCGTTAAAATTCAAACTATGGGAACAACAAGCCAATGTACTTCgttccaaaaaaaaacaagCCAATGTACTTCCATCTTCTCATCCGTCTTGGTGTTCTTCATGTGATACTCATAGATGCCATGGAGTACATCACTAacatagtgtttttttttttgttgctacTGTATTAGTACATGAAAACACGGATGGAGTTAGATACAGTATTAACCTGTGTGTGATCGTGTGAAGAGGTTGGTTACAGTTAGGTGCATCATAGTATCCAGAGGGTCATACCGGTACTTGTGGGTCATTAATTAGTGAGTATTAGTACATGTCGTCTCGTGAGTCGTGACGCCTGGTTCGCTCTGCTACTACTGTGTCTCTTCTGCAACGCAGACGCAGCTATCAAGTTCTGGAGAGATTCGACATGGTCCGATATCGtattggaggccggccgccggTTGCAGTGCAGCAACAAGAACCTACTGCATGCACGATGCGTTTACGTGCTCTGGaccctctgcagaggtcgtTGCTTGTTGGGCAAACGAATTTCTAATGGAAAGCGAGCAGACCGCATGCCCTCCATCCTGCCCTGAATGCGATCGGCGACACGGCATGGACGGCCTGACCCTGACGGTGACGGCCGAGGCTTACAGAATTTATAGATGAGCTGCACCACACCAAACCAAACCGGCGAGGCAGAGAGGCTGATACCGAGACGGCAGGACCTTGCTGCATCTGGAAACTTTTTTCCAGTGCTCTCGCCATGGAAATTTCTCTTTGAGACCAGGCACGGGCTATtgtaatgcatgcatgcatacgaTGCCTAGGCCGCCTTGCCGTGCAGGTCAACGATCGCTCAACAAACTCGTACCGGACCGATCGACCCTCCGTGACTGTGACCGGAtaggtatatatatacacaccaaACATTCCGTACGTTATACTGATATACCTGACTGCTGCATGCTAGTAGTATATTGAAAAATCAGCCTCCAAGGTCTTACTCTTACAGAGTTCGACAAAAGGAAGGCAACATGAAACAAACGGCATATACTACTAGTTGCCTATGACAGCAAACGTACCACTTAATCCAAAGCAACTTTGTTTCTAAAGTTTCACTtaaactttttttcttttatgtaTGGATGGAGAACTACTTAGCTACAACTGATTTGCCAAGAGTTTTGGAGTGTTGATTGAATGGATTGGACGACGAAAAGACGGCTGCCCCTGATGTTGAAGAAGGGTGCAGTGCAGGTAGGGTGGGCCGTGCAGCTGGGTGTGTCAACTGAATGCAGGAGTAGGACTCGTCTCCTTTTctgagaattttctactcctaacCACACGCTTGGAAAGACTTATCTTGTTAAATTCACTTAGAGACCGTTTGGATCCTTTCATTTtagagaaataaaagatataCTTAATAAATTAGTCTATTTGATTTGAAGTTTGATATTTCACCACTTTTCAAAGTTCATATATAAGTCTATCTCAAATTCATTCTCGCTGGTCGCCTACGATCCTGCCCTGTTTATTGACGCCCAAGCGAGCAGACGAGCGACGCGTCGAGAAGACGCCGATCTAACGGATAGGCCGCTCGCGCTGAGAAGAGTGCGATGAAATGGGTGAAGACCCGACCTGATCCAACATCCAACGGATGCTGTCAGAAGTTGGTCAGATCGGACGGCCAGGAGACCAACGGGCGACGGAATACGATCCATTTGCGCCCCTCGCATCGCTAGCGCGACTCAAAACACTGGAAACATTGAGAGACTGCCGCATGGCATGCTCGCCAGAGGAGAAGGGTCACTGCCTCTACGAGAGATGAGGAACGCTAGGTGACGATGGTTCGAGGCTTTGAGCTGGATTCATCCCACACGAGTGCAAGGAGGAGTCGCGAAGGGGTCAGGAGCCCGTGCATATGCTTAATTGGATGGTCCCATGAAATTGCTGCTTAGGATGTGGAGCTTCGGAGGTGACGTGGCCAAATATAGTGCAAGATGCTATGGTTACAACTTTCGTCTAGTAAAGATTTGACAATGCAATCCAATATTACATTATTTTTTCATGTAGCATaaggttttccttttttttttgctgcaGTGACTAACTTAATTTTTTTCAACATGTCCGCGATGCTGGGAGCTTTGTTCCCAACAGAACAGATCCTTCGAATCACTTTATTCTATATTGCATTGGCACTATATCTATATctgtatctatatctatatctatgtcTATAtctatggtcttgtttagttacaaaaATTGTTGTAAAATGAacattatagcactttcgtttgtatttgacaaatattatccaattatagattaactagactcaaaagatttgtctcgctaaTTACAATTAATTGCGTAAtaagttatttttttaatctatatttaatgctccatgcatgtgccacaagattcgatatgacggaaaattaaaaaaaatgtaaaattttttgggaactaaacaaggcctatatctaTAATCATAAACATCACTAGCCATTCTATCTCGACGTGAAGCAATTCAGCTTAGCAGTCCACTATCACATGCATTTAATTGTTATTGTTAGCATGTCATGCCATCCACTAATATTAATTTATAATAGTTTATTTTTCCTTCATATAATTAATTTGATCTAATTTTGTTTTAATTCATCCATAATTCCTATAGCAACACGTAGAGTATACTTCTATTTCTCCTCTGATGAGCAGGTCATTGGGCTCTACCAACCGTACATGGGAGGGGACCCCGCGTGTCCTCGTTGGACCTTGGACGCCAACCTCATCATTCCGCGCCTGATGGGCAACAATCTGAAGCAAATGGGATAAGAGAAAAGCCCAAAGTTAAGAAGCCCAAGATGTGTGATGGCGTTCATAGTGGGTAAACGTGCTTGCTAGCACTGACAGGACACAAGGCCCATGTAATTGAGAGGTTATTATACTTTTTGCGATGAAGCCATAGCCTGTTTTTTATTAAGAAAAcaagaagttttttttttaactttcgaGCCCAGGTAAATCGCTAGTCACAAATTCCTCGAAATAATGAGGACCTCCTCCCAAGTGTTATAGCATTCACTTGGGAGATTACAATCAAAGGCAGCAATAGCATGCGCAACTCTATTGCATTCATGTTTATAAACCGATACACTACAGGACATGAATTCTGCACCTATGAGCTGCTTAATCTCCGTGATCACATAACCGGATGGGGCTAGTCTGTAACCATCCGTATGAATCGCTTCCTTCACCAGGGCAAGGTAGAGCCCAGCAGCTCAGCTTGAAAAATCAAGCAGAAAATCTTTGCCCAGCCTCTGAATCCAATGTTGAAAAAGATCTGTCAAGCTTTCCTTAATTCTTAGGGAAGTCAGCCCTAACTCTTGAAAGAACATGGCCTTGCACTCTTGTAAACCAATCTGATTATTGTTGAAGATTAGCTCATTTCTGACCTTCCAAATGGTCCATAACAATATTATTACAGCAGTCATAAAGAACTGTGAATGTAACTGTACTTTGGCAGCTGTCACATTTTGTATTGAGCTTCCCCCTTGGACTGTTTCAACATTGATGAAAGCCCAGCATTGCCTAGCAAAGGCACAATCCCAAAATAGATGTTCAACCGTTTCTTCTCACAGTTATAGGATTTTAGGTTCATATGTTTCCTTCTTAGAATATTCCTCGAGTCTGTCTTTGACAAGAAGCCAACAGAAGACTTTGAGTTTTGGTTGACAATGGGATTTCGAGATCCATCTGTAAATGGGCTCAGTGTTATGTTGTCCTAGTAGTATTTTATATGCATCAGCAGAATTGAACCCTTTTGACCTTCCATTGATGAACCAGGAATCATTATCCTCTACCAGTGTTGTGCCAGATATTATCTGCAATAAGTCAGTTAGCTGGGAGTATGCCTCTTGAGTAACGGGTAGattgagcagcatggtggccgagTCCATAGTTAAGAGAGAGAGGGTATCAATTGTATGAGCACCAACCTTTTCCCAAAGCAAATCATTTCGCTGCTCTCCTGTATCTTGCTGTTCTTCtacccctttttttttttgaggaagttCTTCTACCCCTTCCAGTTGTCCAAATTCTTCTTCCTGCTTTGATTCTATTTGTCGTGCTAACACAGCCCCTGCAACTACTTCACGGAGGGAAAGGGGAAGGCCACGAAGATCTCGCTCTCTGTCCCGGACTCCCGGTCGCCATAGAGATGTTTTATGTTTAGCTCCCTGAACTGTCTGAAGACGCCAGCCTATTGACCATGCCT from Sorghum bicolor cultivar BTx623 chromosome 3, Sorghum_bicolor_NCBIv3, whole genome shotgun sequence encodes the following:
- the LOC8057763 gene encoding ABC transporter G family member 16, which codes for MAPAVQDRLPFLTSPPPVRERGRNPSLAEMLRLVGAATVDPTAAADDDGSASVFSLPLPTTPGRDAVAGGAVNGAGAMAIGRTVHFRLVFSSLTYSVRAKQRGRGPGGLPQLQRRSDRVTAAATRALLDGVSGEAREGEILAVMGASGSGKSTLIDALANRISRDALKGAVTLNGEPLTGTVIKSISAYVMQDDLLFPMLTVTETLSFAAEFRLPRALSPAKKRARVQALIDHLGLRAAANTIIGDEGHRGVSGGERRRVSIGTDIIHDPILLFLDEPTSGLDSTSAFMVVKVLRRIAESGSIVITSIHQPSQRILGLLDRLILLSGGRTVFSGPPSALPSYFAEFGFPVPDDENRAEFALDLIREFESSPTGTKPLVDFHRAWQQMHARSPGPVSAAADQMSLKEAISASISRGKLVSGSDVAGEAASMHTYANPFWVEMKVLTKRSAINTRRMPELFLIRLAAVVVTGAILATVFFRLDQSPKGAQERLGFFAFAMSTMFYTCADALPVFLNERYVFLRETAYGAYRRASYVLSNAIVSFPALVVLSLAFAFTTFFAVGLAGGVPGFAFYTLAILASFWAGSGFVTFLSGVIPHVMIGYTVVVAILAYFLLFSGFFINRDRIPAYWIWFHYLSLIKYPFEGVLQNEFARSGECFVRGAQIFDNSPLAALPDAVKARVLASISSALGVGIGADTCVVTGRGVLHEVAVTQLGKWECLLVTMAWGFLFRILFYFSLVLGSKNKRR